A window from Chaetodon trifascialis isolate fChaTrf1 chromosome 5, fChaTrf1.hap1, whole genome shotgun sequence encodes these proteins:
- the LOC139331492 gene encoding arylsulfatase I-like gives MATTALTGFSMMSLLSLGYLTWDLMSPNQVENEPEQTFVDRPPVAQPPHIIFIMTDDQGFNDIGYHSSDIRTPALDKLAADGVKLESYYIQPICTPSRSQLITGRYQIHTGLQHSIIRPRQPNCLPFDKVTLPQRLQELGYSTHMVGKWHLGFYKKECLPTRRGFDTYFGSLTGSVNYYTYNSCDGPGLCGFDLHEGESVAWGQRGKYSTHLYTQRVRKILATHDAQSQPLFIFLSFQAVHTPLQSPREYIYPYRGLGNVARRKYAAMVSAVDEAVRNITYALRKYGYYQNSVIIFSTDNGGQPLSGGSNWPLRGRKGTYWEGGVRGLGFVHSPLLRKKRRVSKALVHITDWYPTLVGLAGGNESLTEGVDGYDVWEAISEGKESPRLEILHNIDPLYNHARSGSLQKGYGIWNTAVQASIRVGDWKLLTGDPGYGDWTPPQMLPGFPGSWWNLERHTEPRKSVWLFNISADPYERFDISEQRPDVVKELLARLVYYNRTAVPVRYPSEDLRADPHLNGGAWVPWIGDDEEENWDSVYQKKNKDWKKKLKLSKSRSFFRRLNTRIMSNRI, from the exons ATGGCTACCACGGCTCTGACCGGCTTCTCCATGATGAGCCTGCTCAGCCTCGGGTACCTGACCTGGGACCTGATGAGTCCCAACCAGGTGGAAAACGAGCCCGAGCAAACATTTGTTGACCGGCCTCCTGTCGCGCAGCCTcctcacatcattttcatcatgaCAGACGATCAGGGCTTCAACGACATCGGCTACCACAGCTCTGACATCAGGACGCCGGCGCTGGACAAGCTGGCTGCGGACGGAGTGAAGCTGGAGAGCTACTACATCCAGCCCATCTGCACCCCGTCCCGCAGTCAGCTCATCACCGGCAG GTACCAAATTCACACTGGCCTGCAGCACTCCATCATCCGGCCCCGCCAGCCCAACTGCCTGCCCTTTGATAAGGTCACCCTCCCCCAGAGGCTGCAGGAGCTCGGTTACTCCACCCACATGGTCGGCAAGTGGCACCTGGGCTTCTACAAGAAGGAGTGCCTGCCCACTCGCCGCGGCTTCGACACCTACTTTGGCTCCTTAACAGGCAGTGTGAACTACTACACCTACAACTCCTGTGATGGCCCAGGGCTGTGTGGCTTTGACCTCCATGAGGGTGAGTCGGTCGCCTGGGGTCAGAGGGGCAAATACTCCACCCATCTCTACACACAGAGAGTCCGCAAGATCCTGGCAACCCATGATGCTCAGTCCCAGCCGCtgttcatcttcctctccttccaggCTGTTCACACACCCCTGCAGTCTCCGCGGGAGTACATCTACCCGTACCGTGGGCTGGGAAATGTGGCGCGCAGGAAATATGCTGCTATGGTCTCAGCTGTAGATGAGGCTGTTCGTAATATAACATATGCTCTCCGCAAGTATGGTTACTACCAGAACAGTGTCATCATCTTCTCTACTGACAACGGTGGTCAGCCCTTGTCTGGCGGCAGTAACTGGCCGCTCAGAGGACGTAAAGGTACCTACTGGGAGGGTGGCGTCCGGGGTCTCGGGTTCGTCCACAGCCctctgctgaggaagaagaggagggtgagtAAAGCCCTTGTGCACATCACTGACTGGTACCCCACACTGGTCGGATTAGCAGGTGGCAATGAGTCTTTGACCGAAGGGGTGGATGGGTATGATGTTTGGGAGGCCATCAGTGAGGGGAAGGAGTCACCCAggctggagatcctccacaatATTGACCCTCTGTATAACCATGCACGCAGTGGCTCCCTGCAGAAAGGATACGGCATTTGGAATACAGCCGTGCAGGCCTCCATACGAGTTGGAGACTGGAAACTCTTAACAGGAGACCCCGGCTATGGAGACTGGACACCGCCGCAGATGCTTCCAGGTTTCCCTGGCAGCTGGTGGAACCTGGAGCGCCACACCGAACCCCGGAAATCAGTGTGGCTTTTCAACATCTCCGCAGACCCCTACGAACGTTTTGACATCTCTGAGCAGAGACCAGATGTTGTCAAAGAACTGCTGGCTAGATTGGTGTACTACAATCGCACCGCGGTGCCAGTTAGGTACCCATCAGAGGACCTACGGGCTGACCCCCACCTGAACGGAGGGGCCTGGGTGCCCTGGAtaggagatgatgaagaggagaactGGGACAGCGTCTACCAGAAAAAGAACAAGGATTGGAAGAAGAAGCTTAAACTGTCTAAAAGCAGGTCATTTTTCAGGAGACTCAACACTAGGATCATGTCCAACAGGATATAG